TTGTGCTTTATTATTCTATTATTACATACACTCTGCATTTAGAAGTTCTTTTCTGGGCAATTATTGCTGCATTTATATTTGCAGACTGCTACATCATCAGACTTCagaatgttttgtttttttcctgtCATGCTTAATTGGAGCCATGCAGGGGATAGATTGATTCAACAACCAGAAATGTTGTGTTCTGTGGCTAGTGACTGCAAGAACTGCTTACAGTGGGATGTTAGATACGAGTTAGCATGATTAGAAATGGTTGTAATCATACTTTCTAAGAGTTCATGACACAAGTATCTACCTGCCTTAGGGGATTTTGTTAATTCCAGAAAATTTTCCATTTCTCGGGGATATAATTCTGTTAGAAAAATCTGCACCTGAAATTTTGGGCAGTTTCATGGATTATTCAAGTCATTCTTGTATTTTATCATTTGACATTCACTATTGGTGCATTTTTAGAGCATTTTCTTCTTGTTGATTTTATCTCTAATGAATATGGAATTTCTaattctttcttgtttttcccCCTTGGTGAATGCCAGCTCATAGCTGGTTCAGATAATGGTTCACTGAAATTGTATGATATCCAGAAAATGCCAACAACAAATATGGGCCTATATAACACTGCTGGTTTTTTCACCTTTGATGATTTTGACCAGTTGATGTCTGTTCATGTTAACTCTACGGATGAACTTTTTCTATCAAGTGGGTACTCAAGAAATGTTGCATTGTATGACATAAACAGTGGAAGACGCTTACAGGTGTTCACTGATATGCATTGAGAGCATATTAATGTTGTGAAGTTTGCCAACTATTCTCCCTCACTTTTTTCTACGTCTTCCTTTGATCAAGATGTCAAGATGTGGGACTTGAGACAGAAACCAATATGGCCTTGCTATACTGCTTCAAGCTCTAGGGGTCATGTGATGGTTTGCTTTTCTCCAGATGATCATTATCTTCTTGTGTCAGCTGTGGAAAACGAGGTAGGATTAAACTAATTCACAGCATGTTAGAGGcgtcatttttcttctttctaagtTTTCAAATATCCAACTTATACTTAGGTCCCATCCCAGGAATTCTGCCCCCAAGTCTTGGACTTCAAATGATTATTGGGATTGGTCTAGGCACATATATCAATtatctaatttaaaaagaaatttggttAGAACCTGTCTTGAACCTAATCATTGAAATAGAAATTTTCATTAACAGCATTCAACATTCTTTTTCCTGTAAAATTCTTCTTTGTGAagtttttccctttcttttgtatccataatttttaattactaACTTTAGTTGTTTGCTCTATTCTTCTTTTGTATGAAGCCCTCATTGAGGATTGGTAGTTTTTGGCCATAGACCACCCAATATTACGGGGTCCTGATATTCATTAGGCTAGGATTTTGGTCCTGAACCAATGCCGTGAAAGTGCCTATGTCAATATGGCCACCATAAAGTTTCTATGCACTCTAATAGGAAGGTCTTAGATATACGGACGCATACTAGCGCCTTGGCATCTATGGAGCGTTTTCTGTGGAAGATTATTTGTTGCAGGGTGGTCTATTTGGAATGAAAGAAATGAGGGATATTTTCTGGTTGTGGATGCAGGTGTGCACTGAGGTCATAGGAGGATATGTACTCTGTTGCCTTTTGGTGTAAATCCATACCTTAGTGTATACTTAGGGGGACTCcattattaattgttgtggATTTCATTATGCGTATAGGCAAGTAATCATAGTATTAATGTATTAGATTATGCATATGGGCCTTTTTGAGATGAatattccttctcttttttttatttattcatggTTTAATCAAATCTCTTAAGAATTTAATACTTGAGACTAACATGTGGACGTTGTCAGGTTAGACAACTTCTGGCCGTTGATGGGGGGCTTCACTTGAAGTTTGAAATAGCTTCTACAGGAAGCTCTCAGAATTACACTCGTTTGTATTAAATGAATGGAAGGGATTATATTATCAGCGGGAGTTGTGATGAACATGTAGTCTGCATTTGCTGTGCTCAAACTGGAAGGCATCTTAGGGATATATCTTTGGAGGTACTTGAGTCCTTATAATTACTTGGTTTGCGTTACACTTTGAGGTGTCATAATGTATGAACCACTTATGGATATGGATGCATATACCTATACTCCTCTAAAGAGATTAGCATTTGGTGGTTTCTTCatcttttaatttctcaaaaagttCTCACtaattagttaaaattaaaatgacaaaatttaaaagtaCAGAATATGATGTggttaaaattttcaaagtaaaaggatatataaataataaaaaattgtgagtgtGCATTAGTGCTCGGGGCAAAATAGGATCTCACTGTAATTACCCACagatataaataatatttatgtgtgctaggataattatttttaacccTAGAAATTGAACACAAACAAGGTTAGAtgggaacaaaattaaaaattaaatgtaagAGTACAATGGTTCTGCTGAAAGTTTGTCTGGATTGAGCTGAACCTGCAGTATTAACCAGTTTGATCTTCTTACCTTGTAAAAGCATGGTTGAGGGTGAGGTCATGAGTTTAAGATCCACTAAATGTATATGTAATTACCAAGCAAAACTAAAAGGTCTGAGCTTCTCTTTCCTCCGTTTTCATCATATATGAACACTGTGAAGGAGATACTGTGAAACTCTGTCAAGACAAGAAAAGGCAagccaaaaagagagagaaagaaatgaaatacAAATACGAACTCTGTACCAGGAAATGCTTCACCTCCCTAATGAACTCCCAGTCCCTTTGAAAAAACATATACTGAAGAAATTATGTCCATTTGCTACATTGCGCTGTTCAAGTTCAATTACTATTTTGAGGATAGTTTTGAGATTAGTTCTTTTGTTCAGCAGGGAAGTGGCTCAGGTTCTATGTTTGTGCAATCTTTGAGGGGTGATTCTTTCAAGGTGAGTTCTGCATTTTACTACTGATATGCATAATTGAAACCTCTTTTAGTAAATGTGtagtatatttatgaaattatttcAGATTTTTGTTCCGCAGGGAAGTGGCTCAGGGTCTATGTTTGTGCAATCTTTGAGGGGTGATCCTTTACAGGGTGAGTTCTGCATTTTACTGCTGATGTGCATATATTGAAACCACTTTTAGTAAATGTGtagtatatttatgaaattatttcagattttgccattttatttgtttcaagCATAGAGTTGACATTTTGGACGTGTTGATGGAtgattattttccttttctctgcTTATTTTTATTGAGAAGTTGCTTTCTGAGATATT
This portion of the Castanea sativa cultivar Marrone di Chiusa Pesio chromosome 7, ASM4071231v1 genome encodes:
- the LOC142642459 gene encoding protein DWD HYPERSENSITIVE TO UV-B 1-like isoform X2 — protein: MNGRDYIISGSCDEHVVCICCAQTGRHLRDISLEGSGSGSMFVQSLRGDSFKIFVPQGSGSGSMFVQSLRGDPLQGCAHVPAHLKPSTPSL
- the LOC142642459 gene encoding protein DWD HYPERSENSITIVE TO UV-B 1-like isoform X4: MNGRDYIISGSCDEHVVCICCAQTGRHLRDISLEGSGSGSMFVQSLRGDSFKIFVPQGSGSGSMFVQSLRGDPLQAQI
- the LOC142642459 gene encoding protein DWD HYPERSENSITIVE TO UV-B 1-like isoform X1, producing the protein MNGRDYIISGSCDEHVVCICCAQTGRHLRDISLEGSGSGSMFVQSLRGDSFKIFVPQGSGSGSMFVQSLRGDPLQGFQHEYLSSISTSRLKV
- the LOC142642459 gene encoding protein DWD HYPERSENSITIVE TO UV-B 1-like isoform X3, whose amino-acid sequence is MNGRDYIISGSCDEHVVCICCAQTGRHLRDISLEGSGSGSMFVQSLRGDSFKIFVPQGSGSGSMFVQSLRGDPLQGQFASIK